One Solibacillus sp. R5-41 DNA segment encodes these proteins:
- a CDS encoding DNA translocase FtsK, with product MKRKTKNTKAKSKTQPKTKATSQDKELHPLAYEIIGLLLIAFAIIEFFEFGIIGRWTFSIAVFFFGNLHFIVPVLCFLIAGMLMVRRRGVAFNNRIVSGVLFVGASLTIFSHSMLFEQLYAANSLISNSVLKETWRILISTEGIANRSHALGGGMIGGLLFSMLHVLFDAAGAKIAATVIFAIGIILITGKAFVPLLIEKAPKLKGKLQRNNRNSRSRTVQENRSRRTQEQHLAEEAAAEEHVVIMNSPIQEEPVISNFVEHIRNEQMKEPKTEEESVSLEEVNLPNSALEQSYILPSITLLNAPPEQDQSGEYSVIQQNAKKLEQTFSSFGVKAKVTQVHLGPAVTKYEIMPDTGVKVSKIVSLQDDLALALAAKDIRIEAPIPGKSAVGIEVPNSEVAMVTLREVIEAKEQYKLDSKLLVSLGRDVTGQAITAELNKMPHLLVAGSTGSGKSVCINGIIVSIIMRATPTEVRMMMIDPKMVELSVYNGIPHLLAPVVTDARKAAQALQKVVAEMERRYDLFSMSGTRNIEGYNEHINHCNEQAIEHQPKLPYIVVIVDELADLMMVASNEVEDAITRLAQMARAAGIHLIIATQRPSVDVITGIIKANIPSRIAFAVSSAVDSRTILDMGGAERLLGRGDMLYLPAGASKPTRVQGAFVSDKEVGHVIDSVIQQQKAQYEEAMIPTDEPVRNELDETDELFDDAVRLIYEMQTASVSMLQRKFRIGYSRAARIIDQMEQRGIVGPPEGSKPRQVLGNRS from the coding sequence TTGAAACGTAAAACTAAAAATACAAAAGCAAAATCAAAGACACAACCAAAAACAAAGGCAACAAGTCAAGATAAAGAGCTTCATCCGCTTGCCTACGAAATCATTGGTTTACTTTTAATTGCCTTTGCTATTATCGAATTTTTTGAATTTGGAATCATAGGGAGATGGACATTTTCCATTGCTGTCTTTTTCTTTGGGAACTTACATTTTATTGTGCCAGTCCTTTGCTTTTTAATTGCAGGGATGCTAATGGTACGTAGAAGAGGAGTTGCCTTTAATAATCGCATTGTCTCCGGTGTTTTATTTGTCGGGGCAAGCTTAACCATTTTCAGCCATAGTATGCTATTCGAACAACTATATGCAGCCAATTCTTTAATTTCTAATTCTGTCTTAAAGGAAACATGGCGGATTTTAATTAGTACAGAGGGCATAGCCAATCGAAGTCATGCATTAGGTGGCGGAATGATTGGTGGACTTCTATTTAGTATGTTACACGTTTTATTTGATGCCGCTGGGGCGAAAATAGCAGCAACAGTCATTTTTGCGATTGGGATTATATTAATTACGGGAAAGGCTTTTGTCCCTTTATTAATAGAAAAGGCACCTAAATTAAAGGGAAAGCTACAGAGAAACAATCGGAATTCAAGATCAAGGACGGTGCAGGAAAATCGTTCACGGCGCACACAAGAGCAACACTTAGCAGAGGAAGCCGCTGCTGAGGAACATGTCGTAATTATGAATTCGCCTATACAAGAAGAGCCAGTTATTTCGAACTTTGTGGAACACATAAGAAATGAACAAATGAAAGAACCAAAAACCGAGGAAGAGAGCGTATCTCTTGAAGAAGTGAATTTGCCAAACTCTGCTTTAGAGCAGTCGTATATACTACCATCTATCACGTTGTTAAATGCGCCACCAGAACAAGATCAAAGCGGCGAATATTCGGTTATTCAGCAAAATGCAAAAAAATTAGAGCAAACATTTTCAAGTTTTGGTGTTAAGGCAAAAGTAACGCAAGTTCATTTAGGTCCTGCAGTGACAAAATACGAAATCATGCCAGATACAGGTGTGAAAGTAAGTAAAATTGTTAGCCTACAAGATGATTTAGCCCTTGCGTTAGCAGCGAAGGATATTCGAATTGAGGCGCCTATTCCAGGAAAATCCGCTGTTGGGATAGAAGTGCCAAATAGCGAAGTAGCAATGGTGACATTACGTGAAGTAATCGAGGCAAAGGAACAGTACAAACTCGATTCAAAATTGTTAGTGAGTTTAGGGCGAGATGTGACAGGGCAAGCAATTACAGCCGAATTAAATAAAATGCCTCATCTACTCGTTGCAGGTTCAACTGGTAGTGGGAAAAGTGTTTGTATTAATGGCATTATTGTTTCGATTATTATGCGAGCGACACCTACTGAAGTACGCATGATGATGATTGATCCGAAAATGGTGGAATTAAGTGTTTATAATGGAATTCCCCATTTATTAGCACCTGTCGTAACGGATGCACGAAAAGCAGCCCAAGCGTTACAGAAAGTAGTTGCAGAAATGGAACGACGATATGATTTATTTTCAATGTCGGGCACAAGGAATATAGAGGGCTATAATGAGCATATAAATCACTGTAATGAACAAGCAATTGAGCACCAACCGAAATTGCCATACATTGTCGTCATTGTCGATGAGTTGGCAGATTTGATGATGGTTGCATCAAATGAGGTAGAGGATGCGATAACACGTCTCGCTCAAATGGCACGTGCAGCGGGGATTCATTTAATTATTGCGACACAACGTCCTTCTGTGGATGTCATTACGGGCATTATTAAAGCAAATATTCCATCGCGCATTGCCTTTGCTGTATCTTCAGCAGTCGATTCGCGTACCATTTTGGACATGGGAGGTGCAGAGCGCTTACTCGGGCGTGGGGACATGCTTTATTTACCAGCAGGTGCATCGAAACCTACACGTGTTCAGGGAGCTTTTGTAAGTGATAAAGAAGTAGGTCATGTCATTGATAGTGTCATCCAGCAACAAAAGGCCCAATACGAAGAGGCAATGATTCCAACGGATGAACCTGTTCGAAATGAACTTGATGAAACGGACGAGTTATTCGATGATGCGGTAAGACTTATTTATGAAATGCAAACCGCATCTGTATCAATGTTACAGCGCAAATTCCGTATCGGATATTCCCGCGCGGCAAGGATAATAGATCAAATGGAACAACGGGGAATTGTTGGACCACCAGAAGGCAGTAAACCAAGACAAGTATTAGGAAACCGCTCATAA
- a CDS encoding ribonuclease J — protein MTKNKNELIRVIPLGGVGEIGKSMYVIEIDEELFVVDSGLMFPEDEMLGIDIVIPDITYLEENKDRVKGIFLTHGHEDAIGSIAYVLKKVKAPVYGSKLTIALAKEHLKELPVPYQVKFFEVTSNSRMNFVTTHVTFFHTTHSIPDSLGIVFHTSEGAIVHTGEFKFDQSATGKFKPNLAKMAMLGEEGVLMLLSESIEAERPGHTTSESVIAEELQKTFHSAPGRIIVALYASNFIRIQQVFSQAAKSYRKVAVVGKSLEKIVDIGVNLGYLEVDEDTLVPVNEIHKYQDDEIIIMATGNKGEPLDALDKIVRKHHRDVKIKNTDTVLITFTPSPSMEVQMYNTMNQLAKAGATVMTSNKKVHVSGHGSAEDLKLMLNFMKPKYFVPIQGEYRMLIAHSKLAQQVGLQKSQIFIADKGDIVEYKNGKVRMTGRVQAGNVLIDGIGVGDVGNIVLRDRKLLSQDGIFIVVVTLNRAQKKIASGPEILSRGFVYVRESEQLMEESADIAREVIEKYVGKDTFEWTNIKQEIRDSLNQYLFQKTKRRPMIIPIIMEY, from the coding sequence GTGACAAAAAATAAAAATGAACTAATCCGTGTCATTCCGTTAGGCGGAGTTGGCGAAATCGGAAAATCTATGTATGTAATTGAAATAGACGAAGAGCTTTTCGTAGTAGACAGTGGGCTAATGTTCCCAGAGGACGAAATGCTCGGTATTGATATTGTCATTCCAGATATTACGTATTTAGAAGAAAACAAAGATCGTGTAAAAGGAATCTTCTTAACACATGGACATGAAGATGCAATTGGCTCGATTGCCTATGTATTGAAAAAAGTGAAGGCACCTGTATACGGCTCAAAGCTAACGATTGCCTTAGCAAAAGAACATTTAAAAGAATTACCTGTACCTTATCAAGTAAAATTCTTTGAAGTAACAAGTAATAGCCGCATGAACTTCGTTACAACACATGTAACGTTCTTCCATACGACACATAGTATCCCGGATTCTTTAGGGATTGTATTCCACACGTCTGAAGGGGCAATTGTTCATACGGGAGAATTTAAATTTGATCAATCAGCAACAGGTAAATTTAAACCGAATTTAGCGAAAATGGCGATGCTTGGTGAAGAAGGCGTATTGATGCTTCTATCTGAATCGATTGAGGCAGAACGTCCAGGTCATACAACGAGTGAATCGGTTATTGCAGAGGAACTACAAAAAACGTTCCATTCCGCACCGGGTCGTATTATCGTTGCACTATATGCATCAAACTTTATTCGTATTCAGCAAGTATTTAGTCAAGCAGCCAAATCTTATCGTAAAGTGGCGGTTGTCGGAAAGTCTTTAGAAAAAATTGTTGATATCGGTGTAAACCTTGGCTATTTAGAAGTGGACGAGGATACATTAGTACCTGTCAATGAAATTCATAAATATCAAGATGATGAAATTATTATTATGGCAACGGGTAATAAAGGTGAACCACTTGATGCACTAGATAAAATTGTGCGAAAACACCACCGTGATGTCAAAATTAAAAATACCGATACAGTATTAATTACATTTACACCATCTCCAAGCATGGAAGTGCAAATGTATAATACAATGAACCAACTAGCTAAAGCTGGTGCAACAGTGATGACTTCTAACAAGAAAGTTCACGTTTCAGGTCATGGCAGTGCGGAAGACTTAAAGTTAATGTTAAACTTTATGAAACCAAAGTATTTTGTACCAATCCAAGGTGAGTACCGCATGTTAATTGCCCACTCTAAACTTGCACAACAGGTCGGCTTACAAAAATCACAAATTTTTATCGCAGACAAAGGTGATATTGTCGAATATAAAAACGGTAAAGTACGTATGACAGGACGTGTACAAGCTGGTAACGTCTTAATTGATGGAATCGGTGTAGGGGACGTAGGAAATATTGTATTACGTGACCGAAAATTATTATCACAAGATGGTATTTTTATCGTTGTCGTGACGTTAAACCGTGCACAGAAGAAGATTGCATCTGGCCCAGAAATTTTATCACGTGGTTTCGTTTACGTTCGTGAATCAGAGCAACTAATGGAAGAATCAGCAGATATCGCGCGTGAAGTTATAGAAAAATATGTTGGAAAAGATACGTTCGAATGGACAAATATTAAACAAGAAATTCGTGACTCATTAAACCAATATTTATTCCAAAAAACAAAGCGTCGACCAATGATTATTCCGATTATTATGGAATATTAA
- a CDS encoding GntR family transcriptional regulator: MTIKADHRHLYLQVIDRLKSDIDKEIYRENEKLPSEFELSKTLGVSRATLREALRLLEEENIIVRRHGVGTFVNPKPLFTSGIEHLSSISSMIENAGMVPGTIFMSAQEENVTEEDIERFQADIDDNVITIERVRTADGEPVVYCVDRVLASLLPSEFIKNQTVSIFSALEQTGNIRVAYAVTYIDPVGYHELVSPILKCGPESALLVLKQLHYDENDRVVLYSKNYFRADKFSFHVVRKRV, encoded by the coding sequence ATGACAATTAAAGCGGATCATCGTCATTTGTATTTACAAGTGATTGACCGATTAAAGTCAGATATCGATAAAGAGATTTATCGTGAAAATGAAAAACTGCCATCTGAATTTGAACTTTCAAAAACACTTGGTGTTAGTCGTGCAACGCTACGAGAAGCGCTTCGACTATTGGAAGAAGAAAACATTATTGTAAGACGCCACGGTGTAGGGACATTTGTAAATCCGAAGCCACTTTTCACATCTGGCATTGAACATTTATCGAGTATTTCTTCGATGATTGAAAATGCTGGTATGGTTCCAGGCACAATTTTTATGAGTGCGCAGGAAGAAAATGTGACCGAGGAAGATATCGAACGATTCCAGGCAGACATTGATGACAATGTAATCACGATTGAACGTGTTAGAACGGCAGATGGCGAGCCAGTCGTGTATTGTGTCGATCGTGTTCTTGCAAGCTTATTACCATCAGAATTTATAAAGAACCAAACCGTTTCAATTTTTTCAGCACTTGAACAAACAGGAAATATTCGTGTTGCCTATGCTGTAACGTATATTGACCCTGTTGGTTACCATGAGTTGGTCTCACCTATTTTGAAATGTGGACCAGAATCAGCGTTGCTTGTTTTGAAACAACTTCATTACGACGAGAATGATCGCGTCGTACTTTATTCAAAAAATTATTTTAGAGCTGATAAATTCAGCTTCCATGTAGTGCGTAAAAGGGTGTAG
- a CDS encoding BMP family protein, which translates to MKKRKLGLLISSVVATGAILAACGSGEDKEKDTSNNNSGSDANTEEAGDAFTVAMVTDVGGVDDKSFNQSAWEGIKDFGAENKLTEKEGYDYLQSNTDADYNTNLNNLLRRDFDLVFGVGFMMGDAIGEVAAENPKAKLALIDAEVEAENVANIMFKEQEGAFLAGVVAASMSETGKVGFVGGVNIPVINRFEAGFVEGAKAVNPDIVIESKYTEAFDDASKGKITANAMYSSGVDIIFHAAGATGNGVFSEAKERKAKDPNANVWVIGVDADQYEEGKVDDKTNITLTSMLKGVNKAVVDISNKAKEGKFPGGTTTVYGLAEDGVGLADSRGAIPQDVLDKVEEYKQKIASGEITVSESVK; encoded by the coding sequence ATGAAAAAGCGTAAATTAGGTTTATTAATCTCATCAGTAGTAGCAACAGGTGCTATTTTAGCGGCATGTGGTAGCGGCGAGGACAAAGAAAAAGATACTTCAAACAACAATTCAGGTTCTGATGCAAACACAGAAGAAGCTGGTGACGCATTTACAGTAGCAATGGTAACTGACGTTGGTGGCGTAGATGATAAATCATTTAACCAATCAGCTTGGGAAGGTATTAAAGATTTCGGAGCTGAAAATAAGCTAACTGAAAAAGAAGGCTATGATTACTTACAATCAAACACGGATGCAGATTACAACACAAACTTAAACAACTTATTACGTCGTGACTTCGATTTAGTATTCGGTGTTGGTTTCATGATGGGTGACGCAATTGGTGAAGTAGCAGCTGAAAATCCAAAAGCAAAGTTAGCATTAATCGATGCTGAAGTAGAGGCTGAAAACGTAGCAAACATTATGTTTAAAGAGCAAGAAGGTGCTTTCTTAGCGGGTGTTGTTGCTGCTTCAATGTCTGAAACTGGTAAAGTAGGTTTCGTAGGTGGCGTAAACATTCCAGTAATTAACCGCTTCGAAGCAGGTTTTGTTGAAGGTGCTAAAGCAGTAAATCCAGATATCGTAATTGAAAGCAAATATACAGAAGCATTTGATGACGCATCTAAAGGTAAAATTACTGCAAACGCAATGTACTCTTCAGGCGTAGATATTATTTTCCACGCGGCTGGTGCAACGGGTAACGGTGTATTCTCTGAAGCAAAAGAGCGTAAAGCAAAAGATCCGAATGCAAACGTATGGGTAATCGGTGTAGATGCTGACCAATACGAAGAAGGTAAAGTGGATGACAAAACAAATATTACTTTAACTTCGATGTTAAAAGGTGTTAACAAAGCGGTAGTGGATATTTCTAACAAAGCAAAAGAAGGCAAATTCCCTGGTGGTACAACAACTGTTTACGGTTTAGCTGAAGACGGTGTTGGCTTAGCAGATTCTCGTGGAGCTATTCCACAAGACGTATTAGATAAAGTAGAAGAATATAAACAAAAAATCGCTTCTGGTGAAATTACTGTTTCTGAATCAGTTAAATAA
- the dapA gene encoding 4-hydroxy-tetrahydrodipicolinate synthase, giving the protein MDFGRIGTAMITPFTKDGAINYKELERIINFLIENGTDAIVACGTTSENPTMSTEEKIEVVRFTVEKVAGRVPVIAGTGDNETAYSIAMTHRAEENGADGIMLVTPYYNKPNQRGMHAHFETIAKETALPIMLYNVPGRTGANILAETTIALSKDVENIVCIKEASGNLDQMGDIIENVNSDFYVYSGDDGLTLPLLAIGGRGVISVASHVVGNDMQQMIRAFEQGRHEEAAQIHRALLPLVRALFAQPNPSPIKYAMTKLGFDTLDVRLPMMEMLPEEKAAFDQIWDTYQLKAKEFRALHQKK; this is encoded by the coding sequence ATGGATTTTGGTCGTATCGGAACGGCTATGATTACGCCGTTCACGAAAGATGGCGCCATCAATTATAAAGAGTTAGAACGCATTATTAATTTTTTAATAGAGAACGGAACCGATGCCATTGTTGCTTGCGGTACAACTTCTGAAAATCCGACGATGTCTACGGAAGAAAAGATTGAAGTTGTTCGTTTTACAGTAGAAAAAGTGGCAGGGCGTGTGCCAGTCATTGCGGGTACAGGAGATAATGAGACGGCCTATTCAATCGCCATGACGCATAGAGCAGAAGAGAATGGCGCAGATGGAATCATGCTCGTAACACCATATTACAATAAGCCAAATCAACGCGGCATGCATGCTCACTTTGAGACAATCGCTAAGGAAACGGCACTCCCAATCATGCTTTATAATGTACCAGGACGTACGGGTGCCAATATTTTAGCGGAAACAACGATCGCCTTAAGCAAGGATGTTGAAAATATTGTTTGCATTAAAGAAGCGAGCGGTAATTTAGATCAAATGGGCGATATTATTGAAAATGTAAATTCAGATTTCTACGTGTATTCAGGTGATGATGGTTTAACATTACCATTACTTGCAATTGGTGGTCGTGGGGTTATTTCAGTCGCTTCGCATGTTGTTGGTAATGATATGCAACAAATGATTCGTGCATTTGAGCAAGGTCGACATGAAGAAGCGGCACAAATTCACCGTGCATTATTGCCTTTAGTGCGCGCGTTATTTGCACAACCAAACCCATCGCCAATCAAATATGCAATGACAAAGCTTGGTTTTGATACATTAGATGTACGCCTACCTATGATGGAAATGCTACCAGAAGAAAAAGCAGCATTCGATCAAATTTGGGATACGTATCAATTAAAAGCAAAAGAATTCCGTGCTTTACACCAAAAAAAATAA
- a CDS encoding aspartate-semialdehyde dehydrogenase yields MTKQLTVAVVGATGAVGSKMMEKLIERKFPIKHIKFLASARSAGKSIEFNGQTYTIEEATPESFEGVNVALFSAGGSVSEKLAPEAAKRGAIVIDNTSHFRMDPEVPLVVPEVNRHVLKNIPKGIIANPNCSTIQMVAALQPIREKFGLTKVIVSTYQAVSGSGIAAIDELREQSAQWEAGKNVEANVLPVKSDVKHYPIARNVIPQIDKFTNNGFTYEEMKMINETKKIMEAPELSVAATCVRVPVVSGHSESVYIELEQEATVQDIFAALQDAPGIVLQDDITQQLYPMPLYAENEDPTFVGRIRQDLDNKKGFHLWIVADNLLKGAALNSIQIAEAMLEDNLL; encoded by the coding sequence ATGACAAAACAATTAACAGTTGCAGTAGTTGGAGCAACAGGGGCAGTAGGTTCAAAAATGATGGAGAAACTTATTGAGCGTAAGTTTCCGATTAAACATATAAAGTTTTTAGCTTCAGCACGTTCGGCAGGGAAGTCTATCGAATTTAATGGCCAGACGTATACAATTGAAGAAGCAACACCAGAAAGCTTTGAAGGTGTGAATGTTGCTTTATTCTCAGCAGGTGGTTCCGTTTCAGAAAAACTTGCGCCAGAAGCAGCGAAACGAGGGGCAATTGTAATAGACAATACGAGTCATTTCCGCATGGATCCAGAAGTGCCGCTAGTCGTGCCAGAAGTAAATCGCCATGTGCTAAAAAATATTCCAAAAGGGATTATTGCCAACCCGAACTGTTCAACAATTCAAATGGTAGCAGCACTTCAACCGATCCGTGAAAAATTTGGTTTAACAAAAGTAATCGTTTCAACTTATCAAGCAGTATCAGGCTCTGGAATTGCAGCAATTGATGAGTTACGTGAACAAAGTGCGCAGTGGGAAGCTGGTAAAAATGTGGAAGCGAACGTTCTTCCCGTTAAATCAGATGTAAAACATTATCCAATTGCACGTAATGTTATCCCACAAATTGATAAGTTCACGAATAACGGATTTACATATGAAGAAATGAAAATGATTAATGAAACGAAAAAAATTATGGAAGCACCAGAATTGAGTGTCGCAGCAACTTGTGTGCGTGTTCCTGTCGTATCTGGTCACTCAGAATCGGTTTATATCGAGTTAGAACAGGAAGCGACTGTGCAAGACATTTTTGCGGCATTACAAGACGCACCAGGCATTGTTTTACAAGATGATATTACGCAACAATTGTATCCTATGCCTCTTTATGCTGAAAATGAAGATCCAACTTTTGTAGGTAGAATTCGCCAAGATTTAGATAATAAAAAAGGCTTCCACCTATGGATTGTTGCAGACAACTTATTGAAGGGTGCGGCATTAAATTCTATTCAAATAGCTGAAGCAATGTTAGAGGATAACTTACTATAA